Sequence from the Diadema setosum chromosome 18, eeDiaSeto1, whole genome shotgun sequence genome:
aaacaattccacaggtgcatttgtgccttcgcTGATCGGgattcgatgccgccgtctcactgagcaatctgaagattcattttggacgtttacataattttggctatattttgcttcaaatgaaatcctatactttaagataaaaacatataaaacaaaagtcaattctgaacagaaatattattgtgcaaaagtgttaatcagagctgtttcatgtgaaagtgtttaaactgTACCTGGATAGCCGgtttattttatcacttttcctcatgattctgacaaagcaaactgatatgaatcttcaaatagaattctctatcaatagaaacatcAGAATACTGCCAAGGCATGCCTATTATAATaatgttcgttttatttcattttttttttgagcaatttctattcgtgtatccccgtgtctttaacaTTCACCTAACCTATCTCTTATTGGTTGGGATGTCGAAACGTAATTACcattacaaagacatatcttcctgttTGTGGTTCATTCTTGCTAAGGTGCAATATTAAACCCATAACAAGTCTCAAAGAAAGACCCATATGGTGTTGATTGACACttgaatacaatattgcataCCGTCGTGGTGCtactatgtacatgttttttaagacatcataaaacttgatgttctcccataatttcataatcattcttCGGAGCATCTTTAAATGAAGTTGAGTCTTTGATGAAAGGGTCTGCGAACAAGCTAACGAAGAATACTTGACTGCTcgtctggtattgaccaatcgAAATGGAATATGTCACAGCATTCCCCGCATGCTTACTGTGCGATGATGGAATCAAACCCTACTACACGCTAAAGATTTTCGTTGCGACTCGATCtcgggacagaaaaaaaaaaagtcaatattttttcaaggccctcaaatctggaattccatccactctgatgtgaaatgtaCGAAAACGGTACAAAGTTTTAAGGAAGCTTTAAAACGTATTTTActtgaaaggttttctggaagttaccaatatcattttacgaatttataagagactagcaagatagggtgtgtttgtgaaaatgacatcttgtgtattgctaatatgcactggtccatgtttttgtctgtgtatgcatgtgtgtgtatgtgtgagtgtgtgtgtgtttgtgtgtgtgtgtgtgccaatgtttttctctgtatatacaatgtattcactTTTCCGGGATTAGTTTTAAATAAGGCCAATTGCCTTCTCACTCACCCCTTCACTTGAtatcttttgctgtttgtttgctttgtttgtttgtttgtcacattgtcattttattcataccattgtcacattttatgtatgcatattttattaagtgaacgtaaaggaaatgataaactaAAATCATTTAGAGAGCAAACTCGCGGATATATAAgggtgcaaactacacgatttatttgtaagggttgatttttttccctttttttttcatggattcatgcacggtaaagcctaagggtaaaatgcatgcacatgaaaaatgtaagcacGTGTTTCcgtgtgcttgcaaacaccacattttagaatgaataaagactagctgtgatagtggaatttctcatgaataaataataaagcattAAAACCCTGGCTATTGTTCAACACCaatgtcagggtgttaaccacatactcccatacacacccattgacccctgtgcaaagtgaaaattttgtacagagggttggaaatagagcaaaatctgtaacctaactgtgaaattgatcatggatttcatgaaactaatttgtgttttaaaccacctccaacgaaattgtacactatacaaCTATCTCCCATATCAATgatagtgttatctgatatatagttactgaattattaagaatcaaaagtggatttttttttaaaacgcCTATTAATCCATAGAatacattcgatgcaaaataatgacatggatGTTTCCTAGAGTGTCAATTCACGGACCCAGTAATTTGGTCACCTGGTGTGggcatgttcattcttttcttaaacatgatttatgaattcaatgaattgtTGAGTTGTGCAAACTTATGTGCACATAAGTTGACTCCCAGATGGCTCATTGTACAGCTCGTTCATGCGTGTTTGAGCTGAGCATCTAGCGCAAATTCCATTTCCATAGCAGATCAGCTCTTCTGAGGCTTTTCGTAGCGGCTTACTGCAACTCtgacttcaaaattattttgtccaCTTCATAATATCAAGACCCCGCAGATTCCAACCACGTGGAAAATGGTGAGTTAAAACATCATCGTAaagcatgatttgaaatatccacaATGTTCTCGACCAAGGCCTTACTCTCGATATTAcccttcatcaaatttcttgtatcTGTTATGTTGTTTTTGGTTGTATAGCCATGTCTTATAATGTAGGCTTGCAGGCagtaatatcaaaatgttcattttagagTTCTGTTAAAACTGTCTAGTTTTATGCGTGCTGttttctgttctattttgttttgtttcgtaacCATTCTGTGGAATTAGAGCAGCTTTAGCGATAAAATGTCTTGCTAAAGACGTCATGGCATTCcgatttcagatttcagattcatttattgttcatttaggaaattctttttgttggtaCATGGGCGTGCACATAGGCATATCTACATAATGCATAAACTcacatatattcatgtacatgtacacattacaaatgatacaatttttactacatacacaattatacaagcataatttatactcacaatacagtgaacacatacataatcacaaatttcaagtaattctttatatttaccgatcaacaacaaaacgaaataGTTAAGAAAACGTGGAATCGGATATTCCTATAGGAAGTGTATCCTTAACATAACCTTCacgccacctccccccccccccccacacacacacacaaacacacatccccAAGGATAATACATCGCGTCGTGCCATACCATATTTGATTAATGACGAATAAAAGGAACGGAACTGAAGTTGATGAATAATTGTTGATAAACTCATGGATAAATAGACTAGTGTACTAACTGAACTCATAATGGCAAACATTGCACGCTTATCTTTATGCTTGGATAATTCTCTGTAGTCAGGTAGTGTTAGTGGTAGACTTAAGTTCACCCTGTAAGGCTGTATGCAGCAAGGCAGTGTATAAAATTGAACTATACATTAAGCTGCCATGGAGAGAGTTATGTAGTCACATTTACATAAGTTAGCTCttctgcaaaattattacaCACGCATGAACAGTGGCCTTGAACTCATGAcacttgattttccttttcaggtATTCAAGCAAGATACAATAATTTGCCCGCATTCTCCTGATCACGTAAACTGATATGCAATTCTGAAGGACAGAGTGATTCCTCAAcagaatatgtaagtttcattaatggattaatccgtaatacatgtatacacttgtatatgtattttcaggTTATTGATTCATCTAGATTTTCAGCTTGTGATATCCGTgaagtatattatattaaagcGTATTATTACACATGAACGCAGTTTTATCAGTTACTATAACGTAGCCACCGTTTAGTGGGTTGCGGAAAATTTGATAAGACTACAGTGCAATTTTTGATACCATCTATAATCGAGAGATATGTTACTCAAGTGGACCATCGCGATCATTCATTCTTGCCTTTTCCGTTCTACGTCTTCTCAGTTTTTTTggactttttcctgaaaactccaTGATGGATTGTAACTCATACAGGCAGCATCTCTACCCCGCaagaatcttcattttttttcattttttatttatttatttatttatatattatttattttgttttatattattttgtttattattattattatttttttttttttggggggggggtaatcttcttttctgtaaccagtattatcaaagtaaatcaaatcaatgttatgaataagtagagggggctatattttcacttttttgtgtgtgtggtagcaGGATTAGAGGTGTCAACCATAATGGGCATCATTACACTCATTGCCATGGCCAGCACCCGGACCATCATCTGTGGCAAGCTCAGCAACGGCTGAATGGCTGAGGTCTATAAGTCTTACTCCTTTTCCTAACTGTGTaaaatatacagcaaactgaTGTTTAATTGGCATGTAATTTGatgttgtcttactttgttattttatgttatgaagactttgagttggtcaggaaaaatgtgggaatatttgaatatgccctatgtcataaatgtatgcaggcctacataaaaggtgtgtattttcatctcaTTCCAAATTcgccacatttttcttttcaacatgacTTTACTCAGGCTATTccacatttattctttttttttttcagctctaaCGTAGTGATGTCGGCATGCTGTCTCCTAATTCCCCGTCTGCCTGGAGAGGACATGCTGTATGTCTGTGACAAAGTAAGTgctgcacttttatttttttatgggagacgggaattccatctgctttgtgactagaaatataagaggaatatttctttgcaacattatcatgttttacttATATGACAAAGAGCTGAAATAAATCTATCCGACCGGATTTGTTTAGAAACCAATatcaaagcttaaagggatggtatagtattggtggaggtgaggatttgggcttttaactttttgtgatataccaagaacctacttatgaaataatagagagtatgccattctaagaggaattctaaagattatttgatgaaaattggttttgaaatggatgagccatccaaaaacaaaataaaacgcagCAATCGTGATAAAAAGTGAgtcctatattatattattattgctctgttttggatatcgcagctatttcaaaaccatttctcattatttcagcaaaagacgttagaaacctgaagtagatctatgcaatcaatttaattttccattttctggtcAATGGTCATAGTTGCAACCTGTTAGTTTATGTAAGCAACAAAACCGCCTATAGTGTAAACGACCTATTTCCTTCGAAattttattcagtcattatttattcatgccaAAATCTCTTTCAGAACCTGGCAGAACTAAATCCCACAATCTTCACTGTGAATGCTGCGCACTATTTGGCTGGATGGTTGTGAAATCTGCCCGAATTCCTGTATACAATCGTGTCTTCCTTCGCTACAATGTTTCCGGCCTGCTGTGCTCTGTGGCTTTCAGTATCCCAGACAAGGCAGAAACACCCGATGCATACTTCAGCAGTACATTGCAAGCCTTGATCTGAACAGGCAACTATCACGAAGAAAAACCTACggcatttcattaacaatattgttcaataattgtcTTGATATAGTTTACCAGCCTAAAGTTTTCATGGTGTATACTTTTACAAGGAATTGTCACCAGAGAAATGATGTTGTTCAGCTTGTCCCTCCGTTCGTACATCAGTCTGTTATCGATTATGGCAACGTTGTATCACgaagggaaatgaaacgaaaagtacAAGTGGACAAGTTAATGCAGGGAGATTACTTTAGCCGTTGAACACATCGTCACAAATTGAGGAATATCGGAAAATCCGTTGAAGagctatatatacacataattatatttagagtttcagtgccgccattacGACATGAGAAAGCTACATCTTTGACGTCAACCAtggaaaattatataaagaaatgtaaggaaaatagGCATAGTTTCACGTTTCTAGCATTACAAAAGGAGCACTTGATTTACTTCTTccagaagggggtgggggtaatattacccttaacattatggcAACGACAAATAAGTGGAggcaatttgtacttttcatttagaatcagattttatggaattcccttgatattttCGTCATATACGTTTCCATACATGAAAGtgacactgaaactttaaaaaatgcatgaCTTCCACTGGATCATACGATTTTCCAtgttcacttatgtgttcttgTGATATTGCTCCAATCCACGGgtacatttgggtttcattcccctttaaagtgaaaacaaagttctggtaagggcctgagaacccgtctggcaccatttcatatttgcttgcaatatatcgaaagagtctacaaagaaacttacctggctgacgcggtttgcaggaatgatgagtcgttttggagtattttgagaaaaataataaaagtcggtagaccgacttttattccagaaggctccagactaactcggtctcagggaaaactcgaccctatttcagacaatttacacacagttcgtgatcgccatgttcatcagtactctataatactacgggtaccaaatgAGGCCTTACCaactgagcagacaggaaagtgcgtgctaatcctgtacaaaacaaatggacagtgcacggtcctcaagcctatagccatgtctacacctatccaaaaacttgtagttataCTAACTACGAGCGCAGAAATGCGTTCccctaaccacgacaaaacttcgatgccgttcacacctacatgcagttagcaaaacctcgaggtaaagataactacgatagaaaataaagggcgcctagTTTGCACATAGGGTTGCCCACTATTGTGGAAAAATCTGAGCGTCGTGGTTAACCAAACTCCGTTCACATCTGTCATAGTTTAAGCGCGCTGCcacagcgcgcttaaactacgcgcttaaaccacgacaacaccctaagaaatcttgtggtgttgtcgtggtgtcttcgccttaaggttttgtcgtggttttctaaactacatgcgtctacatctacgctaacttggagtttagtgcctcgtagtttacaaaacctcgaggtttagaaaaccttaaggtaaagggacctaggtgtgaacctcacttatatagtatacgcacatcacctcagttgctgagacgcgcggtctttgaagtttttgttgttgtttatcaagcgtctttgattgtttttagaggtgcttgagaggcgcacaataattttgcatgcgcgccaaagaggtttttgatgcgcgcgttgtaacaaatcggaccattactgcgagtagccagaacgctacaatgtagtttatacaggccgctcccatatgcatagtacaacgctgtacaatccagagggacaaccaatacaactcatcccgccgtcaagcaaagcgaggccgagttatccccgagtccgagtctagcctgaccccgttcgggtaagttctgagactgaacgtttttggttaatatttcccattttcgtcgttacccatcgaatatcttgttattacagcgttattccgcacatttcctaggcatacgttcacattttggagcaaaatttgacaacttttgcaggcgtacaagaactttctttgggctttaagtactgtttgagctatccaaatgaaactttgcatatgtACGATTGGATGAAGTTACTTCTGCCACCTTGTGGGTGCCagcgttcaaggtcaaatattgtaggtcattatcaaattctacaatgtcatttcgtgctctttctttgtatctcaccttgtaagcactgtcgacatagtattgtggtgttcttttaataactttccacacttttgagctatatgaccaccaaattcactccccAGAACATCTAAGTGATGGCTGTCAAGTGttgatattggtgaagtccgactccgtcaacagtcaaaaagtcaatgagcttacatttgaaaatcagtgtAATCACAAATTCGATATGTGGGcaagacatcacttcgcttttaccttgttagatggtgaatatttgtgaagcttccgtttctaattcatacagcatggcttgtgccgaaagggtgggttgggtggtggcgcgtcgcgttaatgggaacaccacccttcgtccaaagcccccccggttttgccgaaagggtgcgttgggagcgttgggtcgcgtcgcgttgactggaaccccacccttcgtccaaagcccccccggttttgccgaaagggtgtgttggtactttttctcatgtaatattaaaagacgacttctgaatttatatttaaccttcaaacaaccattttaaagaggctatcgtccggatcggtttacactctattaccacctggtctacagccagttggtctaataaccagttggtctagtcatcatttcgtccaattactgtttggtctaattgttatttggtttaattactatttggtctacatacaattcgtctaataatagccatttggtctatttttggtctattatgagttggtctaattccatttcgtataatcatcaaattgtctaaaatgaaaccaaatttgtcctatataaatttggtgtacacatcaataaaaagggccccccccccaaaaaaaaaaaaatagcccagttggtcatatagacgaaacgatgattggaccaaatggtacctgattagaccaggaggctggctattagaccaaatgacaataagattaatggttattagactaaatgggtgtagactaagtgatgatagacagaggctagaccaactgggcaatggaccaaaattaatgatgtatacaccaaatttatattggaaaaaataatttggttttattttagaccatttgatgattagacgaaatggaattagaccaactcataatagaccaaatcggtatttgatgatataaattggtgttagaccaaaaatagaccaaatggctattattagacgaattgactgtagaccaaatagcaATTAAactaaataacaattagaccaaacagtaattggacgaaatgatgactagaccaactggttattagaccaactgatattaaacagtctattagaccaactggctgtagaccaagtggtaatagagtgtaaaccgataataatgataataataatactaagaataataatacaatacatttgtaatgcgcttaatacaaaatggaattagaccaactttCGTCTCCtccctgtgcgcttagaaaccgatccggacgatagcctctttgaaatggttgtttgacggttaattcaaaactcgtcttttaatattacatgagaaaaagtaccaacgcaccctttcggcaaaaccggggggggggggggggctttggacgaagggtggggttctagtcaacgcgacgcgacccaacgctcccaacgcacccttttggcaaaaccgggggggctttggacgaagggtggtgttcccattaacgcgacgcgccaccacccaacccaccctttcggcacaagccatacagcatcagcataccttatgtctgagaatagtggtaaagaagattagataCTTTGGCAACAGCGtgtaaaattcgcaaaattttattttgtaccttATTTGCTGAACAAACGTCGTAGGAGGACTACAACCTGCCAGGCAGTATGGCGGAACAATTACTCTATTATTAGCGtcatagaataaatgacaatgatgtagttctgaagcatgctattcattagatacttttgcaatgactccatgtatacttttaatcgaactaggTATATAATCAGCAATGTCTTGTACTTGAATAACGACAGAATGAtttcggtgaggaaagttttctgtcacgtCATTTAGGAATAAGggaacgtgtcaatattatgctatttgttccatagttatttctgaagtggttaaatgtattttcctttaaaaaaatcattttatatatacctacgttgcatccagatGCTTATTCGTTGAAATATATGGGCAATGTATTCAAAGGACAAAGATCATACACTAATGGGCCTagggtataataataataatacagcaTTTCACtcgttgttgttttgctttgttttgttttgtgtgttttttttttgggggggggggggagagggggggggggacacggttcaaagtgtcctgaaaccttgtataatacatgcatttagtcatgtatgatgccaaactgttcccgctcatacaaatgcagccgtttcaagGAAATAACATAAGATTATTCTTATACTCCATGATTTGGTAATGCTTAAGTGGTTCATAAGAGTCCAGTGAAACTGTGTACAGAACAAAAAGtggatttgacaatggtatacgatatccgcaatttactctttgacggggtctatcatccgattaatatatatatataagcacgGTAGTCCCCTATTCGGCAACtacaagttagataagctgcaatcattttgcacgcgaccatggcgttataccCAAAGGTGATCTGCAAATCCCTGTGTGCCTACAGAGGATTGGAAAACGTAACAACTTTCtatgtatagaacaacgaaacagaaactggtgcatgtattattctcagtcactttgttagtcattatgatgatttgctcattgcagttccggaatattagctcgagggactcgaattgatcacccaaaacaaaatctgaatacataaccatgataactgcgaTTCTGCCTATAGTCTCCATTGGTAGcccataagggctggtatcaagttcgattttcatattataattataccttgtatttagatgttttcatcgaaatgcccgtatacctgAATATGGTATGCGTATGTCAGTTAAGTATCTAAACCATAATAAATTGTAGTCGTAATCtaagtgccaagaatctcatgattTGAATAAGTGTGAAcaccaagacatgtcgtgataaggactttaagacaattggcatcgtcattataaaacaaactcctaatattgtaagacatgttttaaattttagataaattcatgTCTATGCTGGAAACatctttttgatgattcatgatgacgtcactgttacatgaatattgtacgcatggaaatatgtaggcctattcgtttaaatgcatacaaacaacttgttaaatcctcttacatttttttttatagatatggtgcatactttagaaatgtacgtagcatgcttttgttttttgaggctttgtgtactggcaaaaagcatatcttattcttatagattatgtgaataagtacgtatTCAagtacgttttgaataaaacgtatccagacaaatgtatatcatatttttacctcttccttcatgcagatgaCTGGGTGATGCTCTTGCCTAgagggtttgtttgatagataatGATAGTGCTCACCTCATtggaaaggtaattgggtaaatatttggttttagtatgtcattcaaacacaactataagttaacttctacattaacatttcaaaactcacaaattccacgcacacatttcatgattcacaggatccaaattacaccaatcttatttactttgcagagtgcaacaacagcaTAAGTTTGATATACTGAGCAAACAGGCTTGCAttagttcgcactattcaaggtttaaagTAGTTAAGTAACCAAATTGTACCTTGTTATGTGATGCTAAGTATATTTACcttataggtataatgttgcaaatatgtggtgcttatttcatccataactgctgcaaaattgcttctttaaaggagccaatCAGTGTCACTACCTGTTCCTCTAGAGACGCAATATTGCCCAGTAATCTCAAGGTTCACTTGAGGTTATACTGGGCAACATTGCGCCTCTAAAGGCGTagacagtgacactgactggctcctttaaagaagcaattttgctgcagtcatggatcaaataagcaccacataggtgcaacattatacctattATATGGCACAAAATCGCACCCTCAAAAGAGgctacaatcttggaacttagggtgcttctttgcaccctcacgaaaggtgtaaagttgcaccaaaagtagaggcaagagagggtgcaaagttgcgccgaaaattaaagggagaaagatcgcaccctcaagaaaggtgcatctCAGCACcaattagtgtgggtggaaagatgcaccctcaagaaaagggtgcaacttagcaccacttagtgtgggtggaaatatgcacccaagggaaccacttcgcaccctcaataaagggtgcAATGTTGCACCTTCTTTGGCGGTGCAAAGGTGCACCCACAGGTTGCAAGGTTATACCCTTGCGCAAAGTACCACTTTTGCACCCATTTCTCGAGGGTGCAAGATAACACCCATGGGGAGCCAccagtgtgacatcactttgcacccttaaaaggtgcaagaatgaatcattttttcttagtgtgtactCTACACTGTACTAGTAAACATGCGCGTTTTGTAGACTCAATAAGCGCTACCACTGCCACAAGTACGCACAAACTGTTGTGTGTGGATGATGTGTAGTACAGTGCATACATAGAGTCAACATTGTGGGCTGTCAAGCGCACCCACACAGTGCGTATTTTATTTCGGAAGTCTCGAAAGAGACTACGATGCATAAGAGTAATAATAGGAGAGCCCGCACGCGCGTCCAGCAATACGTTCGCGTTCGTTCCAGCCGACAGGAGGTTCTCCTGCATAGCTCCGCGGTTTGAAATTTTTCCATAAATTCATCGCCGGAATTTTCCTTCTCGCGAGGAAATTTTGCTTCGCCGGTCTTCCGGAACCAACTGAGAAGTGTTTTGACTCATCTTTCGAGCCTAAACGTTACGGTGGTTCGATAAATATGAGCTCGAAAGAGCAGCACGATCCATCCTTCGCTTTACGTGCTACACGTGGACAGGAGGTCTGTGCCACAAAGTCAGAGTTACCACCATCAGCGCCTCCCTCCGGCGATGCCGGTACGGCGCACGTACAGAAGAATGTGAGCATCGGAAAGGCTCAAGATTTAGGGAAGAAGACGATGAAGAAAATTCCCAAAAAAGCTCCTCATACGGTATCAAAAGCCCCTTCCGAGGATCGGGCGTCTACCTCCGGGAACGTTAGTTCTCGTCTAGACAAACTTGAAAATCTCCTCGCCGAAGTGGTGAAACACCTTCCCCTATCGCATGATAAAACCACTAGCCGTGCTGCTGTGGTACTTACAGGCGCGTCTACATCGAAATCTACAGCGGAGGAATTTTCCCGCTTGCCTACTAACGTCCGCCATTTTGTTAGGGACGATTTTGATACGTCTGACGACGCAGCTACAGAGCGTGATGGAACGTTCGATTTTGACGAAGGGGTGGAAGAGGTTCCCCCTGCTGCACAGCTACCACCGTTGGCAGCCAAGTATGCTATCCCCCTCGGGATTGGGGAGGCAGTTGACGAGGAAATCGCAAAATCGGTGAACTACTTTATTGGCAACAAACTAGAAGATAAAGCCATCGAGGAAACGGTTGAAAAATACCCCCCACCGAGCAACTGCCCCCACCTCGATACACCTAAAGTGAACGCTCCCATTTGGGAACACTTGCAGTCCGTCACGCGTAATCGTGATTTGAAACTACAGAGAGTGCAGAAATGTCTGACTCGCGGTATTGGGGCTCTTCTTCGCTCTCTCGATGCGCGAGATATCTCCGAGTCTCAGCAAGACGCACTTGCTCTATTGAGTAATGCGCACTTTGAACTGAATTGCGTGCGGAAGGAGCTGATTAAACCGGACATCAACT
This genomic interval carries:
- the LOC140241721 gene encoding uncharacterized protein, with product MSSKEQHDPSFALRATRGQEVCATKSELPPSAPPSGDAGTAHVQKNVSIGKAQDLGKKTMKKIPKKAPHTVSKAPSEDRASTSGNVSSRLDKLENLLAEVVKHLPLSHDKTTSRAAVVLTGASTSKSTAEEFSRLPTNVRHFVRDDFDTSDDAATERDGTFDFDEGVEEVPPAAQLPPLAAKYAIPLGIGEAVDEEIAKSVNYFIGNKLEDKAIEETVEKYPPPSNCPHLDTPKVNAPIWEHLQSVTRNRDLKLQRVQKCLTRGIGALLRSLDARDISESQQDALALLSNAHFELNCVRKELIKPDINSEYVHLCKPSTPVTQLLFGDDLTRQMKDLKEQHKASAGVMRTQQKHTSRPSGSFHPYRRPFNSGARRQARDAGWTGSRSATASRFVHGTVNRPFLDQRYQGKSRPPPQQRPQSRAHPQARSKTPHNK